From the genome of Pseudoliparis swirei isolate HS2019 ecotype Mariana Trench chromosome 10, NWPU_hadal_v1, whole genome shotgun sequence, one region includes:
- the mest gene encoding mesoderm-specific transcript homolog protein: MREWWVHVGLICIPLVAVYLHIPPPQLSPSLQKWHTAGELFHFRGSEIFYRDSYGALGSSDVIILLHGFPTSSFDWNKIWEPLTQRFHRVIALDFLGFGFSDKPRPHKYSIFEQASVVEALVAHLGLSNQRVNLVSHDYGDTVALELLYRSDQNRTGHLIINSLCLSNGGIFPETNYPRLLQTLLKDSSILAAVLMRLTNYKIFQKGIGDVFGPYTQPTDTEFWDMWTSLRYNDGNLVLDSILQYINQRSEHRERWVGTVTSTIIPLHMIYGPRDPVNPHPQFIRLYKQLVQRSTITILDEHISHYPQLEDPTGFLNGYLNFIHSF; this comes from the exons ATGAGAGAGTGGTGGGTTCACGTGGGCTTGATCTGCATCCCGCTGGTGGCCGTCTACCTTCACATCCCTCCCCCTCAGCTGTCGCCGTCCCTGCAGAAGTGGCACACCGCCGGGGAGCTGTTCCACTTCAGAGGCAGCGAGATCTTCTACCGGG ATTCCTATGGTGCTTTGGGAAGCTCTGATGTCATCATTCTGCTGCATGGCTTCCCTACCTCCAGCTTCGACTGGAACAAG ATCTGGGAGCCGCTCACTCAGCGCTTCCATCGAGTCATTGCACTGGACTTCTTGGGTTTTGGTTTCAGTGACAAGCCA CGACCCCACAAGTACTCCATCTTCGAGCAGGCCAGTGTGGTCGAGGCCCTGGTGGCTCACTTGGGTCTGAGCAACCAGCGAGTTAATCTGGTGTCCCATGACTATGGAGACACTGTGGCCCTGGAGTTGctctacag aagTGACCAAAACCGCACAGGTCACCTGATCATCAACAGCCTGTGTCTTTCCAACGGAG GTATATTCCCAGAAACAAATTACCCACGTTTGCTTCAGACG CTTCTGAAGGACTCTAGTATTCTGGCTGCGGTTCTGATGCGTCTCACCAACTATAAGATCTTCCAAAAAGG GATTGGAGATGTGTTCGGTCCGTACACGCAGCCAACAGACACTGAGTTCTGGGACATGTGGACAAGTTTACGCTACAATGATGGCAACTTAGTGTTGgacag TATTCTGCAGTACATCAACCAGAGATCCGAACACAGAGAGCGATGGGTGGGCACCGTCACTTCCACCATCATCCCAC TGCACATGATCTACGGACCTCGGGACCCGGTCAACCCTCATCCTCAGTTCATCCGTCTTTACAA GCAGCTGGTTCAGAGGTCGACGATCACCATTTTGGATGAACACATCAGTCACTATCCTCAGCTGGAAGATCCCACCGGCTTCCTCAACGGATATTTAAATTTCATTCACTCTTTCTGA
- the copg2 gene encoding coatomer subunit gamma-2 has product MIKKFDKKDEESGSGSNPFQHLEKSAVLQEARIFNETPINPKRCLHILTKIIYLLNQGEHFGTTEATEAFFAMTRLFQSNDQTLRRMCYLTIKEMANISEDVIIVTSSLTKDMTGKEDVYRGPAIRALCRITDTTMLQAIERYMKQAIVDKVPSVSSSALVSSLHMVKMSYDVVKRWVNEAQEAASSDNVMVQYHALGLLYHLRKNDRLAVTKMLNKFTKSGLKSPFAYCMLIRIASKLLDETEGGHDSPLFDFIESCLRNKNEMVVYEASSAIVHMPNCTARELAPAVSVLQLFCSSPKAALRYAAVRTLNKVAMKHPSAVTACNLDLENLITDSNRSIATLAITTLLKTGSESSVDRLMKQISSFVSEISDEFKVVVVQAISALCQKYPRKHSVMMNFLSNMLRDDGGFEYKRAIVDCIISIIEENPESKETGLAHLCEFIEDCEHTVLATKILHLLGKEGPRTPQPSKYIRFIFNRVVLESEAVRAAAVSALAKFGAQNDDLLPSVLVLMQRCMMDSDDEVRDRATFYMNVLQQKQKALNAAYIFNGLSVSIPGLEKSLHQYTLEPTEKPFDMKSVPLATTPLTDHKLEITPISSSKLPDKLTPSRQDIYQEQLAAIPEFQSLGPLFKSSEQVQLTEAETEYVVRCVKHTFVGHMVFQFDCTNTLNDQLLQKVVVQMEPSESYEVATYIPASSLPYSQPGSCYTLVRLPEDDPTAVSCTFSCTMKYLVKDCDPNTGVPDDDGYDDEYVLEDLEVTLADHIQKVLKPNFAAAWDEVGDDFEKEETFALASVRTLDEAVGNIISFLGMQPCERSDKVPENKNSHVLFLAGVFRGGHDVLVRARLALADGVTMQVTVRSGEETVVDVILASVG; this is encoded by the exons ATGATTAAAAAGTTCGACAAGAAGGACGAGGAGTCTG GAAGCGGGTCGAACCCTTTCCAGCATCTGGAGAAGAGTGCCGTGTTGCAGGAG GCGCGTATCTTCAACGAGACCCCCATCAACCCAAAACGATGCCTCCACATTCTCACCAAGATCATCTACCTCCTCAACCAG GGAGAGCATTTTGGGACCACAGAGGCCACGGAGGCCTTCTTTGCGATGACCAGGCTCTTTCAGTCCAATGAT CAAACCCTCAGAAGGATGTGTTACCTGACCATCAAAGAGATGGCCAACATCTCTGAGGATGTTATTATTGTCACTAGCAG CTTGACCAAAGACATGACCGGGAAGGAAGATGTTTACCGAGGACCGGCTATCAGAGCTCTCTGCAGGATTACTGAT ACAACCATGCTGCAGGCCATTGAGAGGTACATGAAACAGGCTATTGTTGACAAGGTGCCCAGTGTCTCCAGCTCAGCCCTCGTCTCCTCACTG CACATGGTGAAGATGAGCTACGACGTGGTGAAGCGTTGGGTGAATGAAGCCCAAGAGGCGGCTTCCAGTGACAACGTCATGGTCCAG TACCACGCACTGGGCCTGTTGTATCACCTCAGGAAGAACGACCGTCTCGCCGTCACCAAGATGCTCAACAAGTTCACCAAGTCTGGTCTCAAGTCTCCCTTTGCCTACTGCATGCTCATCAGGATCGCTAGCAAACTGCTGGACGAGACGGAGGGAGG tCACGACAGCCCCTTGTTCGACTTCATCGAGAGCTGCCTGAGGAACAAGAACGAGATGGTGGTGTACGAGGCGTCCTCTGCCATTGTCCACATGCCCAACTGTACGGCTCGGGAGCTGGCCCCTGCTGTGTCCG TGCTGCAGCTCTTCTGCAGCTCCCCCAAAGCAGCCTTGAGATACGCTGCAGTCAGGACCCTCAACAAG GTGGCCATGAAGCATCCATCAGCCGTGACTGCGTGCAACTTGGACCTAGAAAACCTGATCACCGACTCCAACCGCAGCATCGCCACACTGGCCATCACCACTCTGCTCAAGACCGGCAGTGAGAGCAGCGTGGACCGACTCATGAAACAGATCTCCTCGTTCGTCTCCGAGATCTCTGACGAGTTCAAG gtggtggtggtgcaggccATCAGCGCTCTGTGCCAGAAGTATCCCAGGAAGCACAGCGTCATGATGAACTTCTTGTCCAACATGCTCAGAGATGAT GGTGGTTTCGAGTACAAGCGGGCCATCGTGGACTGCATCATCAGCATCATtgaggagaacccagagagcaAGGAGACGGGCCTGGCCCACCTGTGCGAGTTCATCGAGGACTGCGAGCACACGGTGCTCGCCACAAAGATCCTGCACCTGCTGGGCAAGGAGGGCCCCCGCACCCCCCAGCCCTCCAAGTACATCCGCTTCATCTTCAACCGAGTGGTGCTGGAGAGCGAGGCTGTTCGTGCAG CCGCAGTCAGCGCTTTGGCTAAATTCGGAGCTCAGAACGATGACCTGCTGCCGAGCGTCCTCGTTCTCATGCAGAG GTGCATGATGGACAGTGATGATGAAGTGCGGGACAGAGCTACTTTCTACATGAACGTGCTGCAGCAGAAGCAGAAGGCTCTGAATGCTGCCTATATCTTcaacg GTTTGTCGGTTTCTATCCCCGGACTGGAGAAGTCCCTCCACCAGTACACGTTGGAGCCCACAGAGAAACCTTTCGACATGAAGAGTGTCCCTCTGGCCACCACTCCTCTCACAGACCACAAATTAG agATCACCCCTATTTCCAGCAGCAAACTGCCAGATAAGTTGACCCCATCACGCCAGGATATCTATCAGG AACAACTGGCAGCCATCCCCGAGTTCCAGAGTCTCGGGCCGCTCTTCAAGTCCTCCGAGCAGGTGCAGTTGACGGAAGCGGAGACGGAATACGTGGTGCGCTGCGTCAAACACACCTTCGTCGGGCACATGGTGTTCCAGTTCGACTGCACAAACACGCTGAACGACCAGCTCCTGCAGAAG GTCGTCGTGCAGATGGAGCCATCGGAGTCCTACGAGGTGGCGACCTACATCCCCGCCTCCAGCCTCCCGTACAGTCAGCCGGGTTCCTGCTACACTCTGGTCCGCCTGCCTGAAGACGACCCCACCGCCG TGTCTTGTACGTTTAGTTGTACTATGAAGTACTTGGTCAAAGACTGCGACCCCAACACAGGAGTGCCGGACGATGACGGCTATGACGATGAATACGTG CTGGAGGATCTGGAGGTGACGCTCGCCGACCACATCCAGAAGGTTTTGAAACCGAACTTTGCAGCGGCGTGGGACGAAGTAGGAGATGATTTTGAGAAGGAAGAGACTTTTGCCCTGGCGTCTGTACGAACTCTAGACG AGGCGGTGGGGAACATCATCAGCTTCCTGGGAATGCAGCCGTGCGAGCGCTCCGACAAAGTCCCCGAAAACAAGAACTCGCATGTCCTCTTCCTCGCTG GTGTGTTCCGGGGAGGTCACGACGTGTTGGTTCGCGCTCGCCTGGCGTTGGCCGACGGCGTCACCATGCAGGTGACGGTCCGCAGCGGGGAAGAGACGGTGGTCGACGTGATCCTGGCCTCGGTGGGCTGA